In Strix aluco isolate bStrAlu1 chromosome Z, bStrAlu1.hap1, whole genome shotgun sequence, the sequence TTATAGAACTATAACTCATGGAGTGGTGAGCACAGGAGATAATGAATGGAAGTTGACATGTCAGTCAGAAGGATATCCACAAGCTGAAGTGATATGGCAAAACAGAGAACATGAAGATTTGACTGATAAGGCAAACACAAGTTATGAAACTGGAAGTGACCAGCTGTATCGTGTGACAAGTACCCTTACAATCAAAAGTAGAATTGATGAGATTTTTTACTGTGTATTCTGGAATAAAGAGCTGCAAGAAAACACATCTGCTGTTTTACACATAGCAGGTAACATTTCTAAATTTCATTTATGGTTATACACTTCAAGGTACTATGTCATTTTGTCCCAGTTGAATCAGCCATGATTTGTTTCTCTTTGCTACCTAATTTTGAAAAGGCTAAAAAGAAATACCTGTGTTGTTAAGTTTTGCTATTAGTGTACACTTGCACCATAACTAACATGTTCATCATGAATGTGTGGATGGAATTCAAGGACAGGAATTTTTCATGACCTACAGTTATGTGAAAATTGACTTTGAGTGTTAAAAAAAGTTCCATTATTTATAAAGCATATAGCTCAGAGCCTAGAAATAAAATCCTTCCATATAAATTAAACACACCTTCCAAGAatgttctgttttgctgatgaTAACTGTCAAATGAATTTGAACAATATGGTCTTTTCCTGCCACTACAGCCTTTGCTTTGAGCATATTTAAATTTAACAAACTGtagacagatattttttttttctcataaagttGGGATTGAATGAAGATGCATGAATGGAGAAGACGAATACAGTTTCTCATTAGACCTTTTAACTGGGCACCACcactgctgcttttgcttttggctacttttttaatttctgcattgtACCCTGATATCTTTGCACAAGCTTTTAACCAGAGTGGAGACCTGATCCAACtcaaaaatagtatttctgtTTATCAGACTGTTACTTGGTCAGGTCATTTCCCTGGTCCTGTTCACCACGCAGTTTTAAAAACGCCTGTGCTGGCGCACTTTTTGGGACTGACAAGGGGTGGAAACAGACAGCTGAGAGTGAGAAAGCCAAGTCATCCTTTCAATGAGTGATGAGCAGGCAAGTTTAGTTTCAACAACAAACACCTCTGGGATTCAAGTGGGCCACGTATCCTTTGCATTCAGAGCTTTACCAGAGGAAAGGGACTCTGTCTCTTTCTCAGTCACCTTTTTCCTGTAGACCTGATGGGAAACTAAGCTACATGTAACACTTTGGTGACAAGCAGGATTAGTGATAGGAATCAAAGGCACTATCACATGGACTGcaggaagcaaaaataaatatgaatatgttctatcttttctttcctttattggGATGAAATATAGTGAAATGCACTATCAGCACCTGACCTTAGACACAGTCTGAAATGCTGTTATCATGTCTGAACTGCTCATAGCAAAAATAATATggtgaaaatgaaaggaaaagggagaagctTATGCAATTATGTAATGACTTTGCCCCACTTGTTTTTCTCCAAGATTCAGCTGATGGTGTTCTGTGGACTGAGAGCAGACGCTTTGTTGGAGCAATTCTCATTGTGACTGCTTTTTTTGGATCACTGATGCTATTTATGCTCTGCATAAGAAAAGGTATTCCAATTATTTAGTTTAGTGTATCTCAGTTATTATCAATCTGTTAATTCATCCTCACAGAGGTGGAATGGGATAATAAAAGTCTGCCTTAGACCTCCTGTAACCACTAGATTCTTACAGGTAGTGATGTAGAGCAGTAAGAGTAGTGTTCAGTCTATACAAACATCAAAGCACAGCTTATGCACCTCCTGGAAATGGAATTTCTGTGTTCTCCCTTTTGACTGGGGACCAAAATGCTGAGAGCAGACAGGGCACTGGaggttttttagggttttttcttcttgcattctCTGAAAAATTTCACTGAATTGTgagcacattttttttaagtgatctAATTGTTATGAATTCTACATGTATCTCTATTCTGATTAAAGTGTCATAAAAATGGTGGTCTACATATGAAGTGATATGTCCAAGGTTATGAGtctgaaagttgttttttttttttttcacaagaggGAATATTCCCTTCATTTCCTTGTTAAATTTTGAGTTTTTTCCGTTCACTTCACTGACTTGAATTGGACATTTTCAGCATCACAGAATACGGGAAAGCTAAAGCATTGGTGGTAATTTGTTTTCACTTGCTAGCTAACCAAAGAAAAAAtttggagaaataatttttagggtatctgagcatgaaaataatatgGTTTGCCcccaaattaaagaaaaaatatttgaaacatgTTGCTTAACCTGAAGTAAGTACTGTTGCATTTTTTGATTTCTTTgattgtttgtgggtttttttccttggagaGAACATAGATGTGTTTGAGGAATTTATATTCAGGGGTACTTTTTACTCTTCATTTTAACAGATACAATAAAGTCATGTGTATCTCAGAACATCCATAGAACTCATCTGAAAATGTCAAAAGGACATTTAGCTGATGCGTagctacttctttttttccaaataacttttgaattttttttttgtcaagttaTCTGTGGagaaaaaggacaagaggcaTTGAAGCTGGTACAGTACTCTTAGCATTATAATATCATACTGCACCACTCTGTAAATTATTACCAGAAATGCTTCAAAAACTTGAATGAGATAGTTGATTAAAAGTTTCTCTCAAAATTCTTGAATTTTATAGGAGATGTAAATGTACGTAGCTAGCATGAAACTCATCTGGAATTAATGCAAAGGCTACTTGTACTGTCTTTTCAAGTGCTATCTCAAAAGCTTCTAGACTAAGAGAGGTTACTTTCTGAAATGGTATAGCAGAACTGTTGGTTTTCCTGTCTGCCAGCTCTCTCTTCCACAGTGAAAACCAGAAACAGCCCTAATTTCTGTCTGGAAATTACACAAAACCATCTATAACCACGGAGCATTCATGTTCAAGTTccataaaataaatgcaagataGAACTAAATGTGGATATTCAGTGTTTTGGTCACAGACTCTTCTCCTGCATCAGTGCTATGGAAGCGTGTCCTGGGAGAAGTGTTCGTAAGCTTAACAGGCTATCATGTCATGCTAACAGGCTGCAGAAGGCCTGTAGATAACCCTGCATGTATAAGAACATATTTGTCCTAAGAACATGATAGGAATAGGAGCAGAACATGAAAGTGGAAGAAGGGACAGCAAAATCCTTGACTTCTCAGAAGATTCCCATCTGGGGATTTCAGCGAAGGTCAGAAGTTTCCTAGGTTGCTTTTGTAATATTCATTGTTTGTGTGTATACATGATAATACATATACGTGTCATGATATATATGATTATCATGATTATgttatatatttgtgtgtgtgtgtgtcataaACTACAAGTAGTAGTAATAGGTTTTTCGTTTAAAACTCAAGCTGTTCTACACAACTGGAAAGTGATTCTTTCAGCACAGAATCTCCCTGAAAtatgggcttttttcccctcaaaaagcACTGAGAAGGTGATCCCCTTCTTGTTCCCTAATGCCCACCCAAATTCTGGGTGAAAATATGCAATGGAAAACCATTTGAACAAGTATTTTCCAGTGATGTTAGTGTATAGTATCAATGGAGTTCTGGCTTAGgaacaaggaaaagaaactgtaaaGGAAATTGTCAGGCTGGGGACactgaagaatatattttaaagtctTTGAAAAAATGGAGTATTTCCAGAACCAGTGATTACACTGTAGTAGGTATGCCCTTCCCACTGGTGTGCTTATGTCCCCATTAGATCTAAAGTAAGTATTTTgatttctatttgatttttttgtctctttttctttcagctagAGCAAATAAGGACAACAGAACACCTGTGGCTAGTTCATCAATAGCAAGTATGTACACATGGCATAAATCTAGCTCAGTGTGATTCTTGTGGAAATAATTGCTTGGGAATTTACATTCTAACAATGACAACCTAATGcagattttctttaaactttaattttgctttctacTTTTCATTTATGTAACAACTACAAATTACAATTGAAGAGTGACTTTTCATTACTATATCAACTTCttgaaaggaaaatgtgaaagaaaagcatACTTGTTCCAGGAGCAAATGTAGTCCTGATATGCGCAAGAAAAGGACAGAGTGGTGTGTTGTGTTTTGGAAAGTCTGTCATAGGATGGGACATGCTCCCTGGAACAGATAACTCAGGATGGCAGCACATCCCGGTGTGCAGACTCTATGCTGCAATTTGAGCCATGTTGGCATGATCCTGTGTTTTCTCTAGTATTATAGTGTTCATTTGAGGGTCTTTGTCACAGCATTGAGGACATAGGGAGGACATAGGGTTTGGCCCTGTTGAATGTAACACAGGAAGAAGCTTTAACTTCCGTAAcagtttgtttttcctcctgttgaGATACTAATGCTCTTTGCCATGAGCTAAGCTCAGTGAATGACCAGTACCACCATGACAGTGAAAAATGCAAGAAGGAGTGAAGAGAGTTAATATTTACTATGGGAGAGAAGACACTCAAATCCTTTAGCCTCCTCTCACGATGGCTcatgcctgggtttttttttaatttgttgtatGGTTTTATTTGGAGACCACTTCAAATTAAACTGCAGTGTGAAAGTTAGTTCATACTGGCAGTTGGGGGTTTTCCTAAGAAAACCTACTGAGAATACTCGCCCCAAAGGACACAACATTTAGTATTAATCTCTTATCTCGATGTGCATTTAAGTCACATGGTTCCAGGATGGCTTGTGATAGCAACTTTTAACAAAGATTTGTCACTCTATGAAAAATCTAAGCTATGCTGACTGTTATCTGTATGTATGCCATTTGTTTAAAGAGCTATCAAAAGATAAGGATACACATGACTGCAGAGATGCTTCTTTTGAAGATAAAGAGCTGAAATGTAAGTAtaaatgataaaaggaaaaatagaagcaAATTGCACACAGCATAAATCATCCGTGGTCATCAGAGCCTTGATTCATGGCTGGTTTATTTAGTCCCTTGTTTCGACAGACAGAGCCCTCAAGAGAAGCACCGCCTCCCATTCTGTCTTACAAACTCACCATCATAACGCATTGTGTACTGGGAGTTATATCAAATaattaatctggttttaaaaataaaaagaaaaaccatgagAAGGAAAATGTGATGTAGAGATGTATAACAACCCAAATCAGTTTTTTCTCTAGTTcatatttttgttacagaaacaGTTGTGCCAGCACAGCTGAAGGAGTGGTGATGGCAGTGGGGTGGGAGACCTTAACCCATCACAGCCGCTTAAACAAGTCTCAAGCTGTGAGATTCTGTCTcagcaaagcaagaaaataaatgactAAATCTCTGAAATCTCTGAAACATACTGTGGTATGGAACAGAAGCGTGAAGTtattgcagtttttctttcatgttcttGCTGACTTCTAAAGCACTTATATTAATGAGATCCAAAATCCCTCCCTGCTACACTTTACTATAGTAAACATAAACAAATGTAAGCCTGCTGGTCCTGAAGGTATAGATCTACAAGTCAAAGAGCTAGGGCCTGGGTCTATGCTGCTAGGAATAGTGACAGATAGCACACTGAATGtatttgaaagaattttaaagatTTCAAAAAATGGCGGACCTAATCCACAGcaatttcactgtattttctggaGAGCACTTCCCACCAGTGTGTTTGAAGTACAACTGTATTTCCTTCCATGATCATCTTCATTTTCTATTTGaccttttaattaatttcattttagatCTTTATTTTGACAATGAAGGAAACTTTTTTGATACCTCTAAACTCTAGGAAAGAGTCCCAAAGCCATGAAGTGTTCTGTGACTTCATCAATTTGTAATTTGataattttttcatataattCTTCCTTTTACAGATATGCAAATTGAGAAGACCTAGAGAAAGCAGGGgaagcttttttcctctgtggtgAAGGTTTGACAGCTCAACATTCTGTGTTCTGTCTATTAAGGGGGAtattaattttttgcttttattctgtgaTGGCAACCTTCTATATCATTGTAACTCAGGAAATGAAGTTAACAATTATTATAGGATAAAAAGTCCTTGGATTCAGGCTTCTGTATATGTGACTAGGTAGGgaggtatttatttaaatatcCAAGTTTCTGCTTTCTCAAGTTTATGCACTTTCAAAgacatatttaattaaaaatatctttaaggTAAGCACTTTAGGTCTATGACCATCATGAATTTCATAGCTAGTTCTTGAATAGGCTGTCTTATgagatttcccccccccgccccccaactgAGCTCTCTGTTCCctgcaaagattttgttttccagcttttgaagaattttttcaATACTTTGATCCTCATAAAAGATAAGGATGCAACAAGACAGGATGCCATACAGACATGTCCTTACTGTAGATCTTAAAATACCAGATACTCACAGCTAAGACTGAAATAGCTGCTGTAGCCCTCTTGGCAACTACGGTTTGGAAATTATTAGATAATAATGAGTTTCTTGATCTATTCTTCTGGAAAGTGTTTTGGGGATTTAATTTCCTTGTGATATAGCTGGCACTACTTGGTTACTGCTCATTACTGTTCTGATTTACAATTTGGGGATAATGCAACTCTTTGGATATTCAGGAAGAATGGCTCTTGATTTGGACTGCCTTTTTGTTCATCTTGGGAATAGAAGAAAGAGAACTTCTACGACATGAAATACATGCTTATGTGACTACTTAAGAAATGCTGAGGGAACATGCTCCTGGATCCCATTTCTTAAGCTATTGCTTTGTTACATTTTGCTAGGTGCACAGATTTTTTTGGGGTCCTACAcagatgaaaattatttattacaatgctattcacaatttttttttttaataaaatgtttcagttttcttgtgttttatcCTGCTCTCTTTGACTTGTCAATAAGTAGTGTTAGCACTACTTgggttttttctggaaaaatcagGTATCTAAGATTAGGGTGTAGAATAGTGTCTACACTCATGTCATCCCTCTGATGGCTCCCACAAAGAAGAGACAGTGGAAAGCTGGAATCTCACTGGCctcaggttttatttttgagtttaaaataaatgagtcTGTTGTGCACTCCTAAGAATGTAAATGCAGCCCTCTGCCCAGGGCTTCACTAGCTAATGTAAAGTTGTGTTTTAACATTTCTCAGCAAGCTGCCCTATATATTAGGATAGAGAAGTTAATCTCATAACCATAATGGAGTTGGTAGACCTCAGTTAAGTAAAATAGTTACTATAAAGTGATTTCCTTAATtcactgcagagcttgcatatTCTGATACTGATTCTTGCAATTTGATTCTTCAAGGATGCTTTGTGAACTTGAACATcccctcctgcttcccagcatGCTTTTTGAGGCCACAGTCTGGGTGTCACTGAAGCGATGGCCAATTTTTAATTATTCCCAGAGTGCAAGAATGGTTTTGGAAATATTAGGGCCATTTGTAGAAGCACTGACTCTCCTCAACACACAAATGTAGTTTCATATCACCACATAAATAATTCCCCTTCCAGACAACCTCTTCATTTCCTGCTTCCTCTTTGAGACTGCAACGGCTGTTTGCATATTAAAGTAAAAGTGAAAAGTCTACTCCTTTTAGTTATTATCAACCTCTGCAAGGCAGTGCTATTAGTGCATGCTTAGTGTCATGGAACTGAAGTTGACATCTTTATCAAGCTCCACCAGACAGCAGGAACTGTAACTTTTAAGGTAAGTTACTGTTGACAATGCTGTATATCATATGAGTAAGATAATGAAATAAGGggatataaatacatttttcaatacTGTAGCTGAACCCTAACAACCAAAATGCCAGTGCCTGAATTCCTGAGTGGTTGATAAGAAGCTTGAAATTTTGCTACTTTATTAGAAAAGCAGGGTATGTGGTAGATAACAGATGATGTGAAAAGACCTGTCCTCTCTAAATAAGGtctatttcatgtttttctgacATCCAAAACAGAACTTGCCTAAtctaattttagtaattttacaAATTAGGCTTTTAGTCTCTCAGcttcatttttataaatacatggaGACAGGCCCACATGCTCATCCTCCAATGCCATGAGTTGTTTCAGCACAATTACTTTCTACTCAGGACAGAGGGACAATACATATGTAACTGAAAATATGACGCATTTAGGTCATGAGAACTAGGTAAGAGGAAATCCTTCTTATCCTAACATAAAAAATGTAGTTAAACACCGTATTTgtagtaatattttttcttcagttaacaATTTTTGTATGCTACTTCAGTGGTTTGGAAAGAGAATTTCAGCAGAAAGCTAGAGCAGACTCAGCTTCAGTAAGCTGCATTTTGCTTCCTAATGGCCAGGCATTGTTAGATGCCCAAAAGTGCTCAGAAAAGCCCAGTTCATGTGCACAATCTAAATTGGCTTACTGGTATTTGAGTTCAGGACTCGCTCATTGGAAAAATGTGGTAATGAACCAGTCTGGTGGCCTATTTTGTGATGTGGTATTTAATTTTGTAGAATGTGAATGCCATTACTAATAACAATTACATTAAAGAataactaataataaaaatagaataattgCTGTTGACCTGCAGGGCTTTTCATGGAGCAGCATGCAGAATGTGTGTCCCTTTTCCCTTTTGGCCAAAAAAGTAACTTCAATGTCCTTGAGTGACATGTATCCATGGTGCATCATCCAAGCATGGGCTGACCAGCAAAATGGCAGAGATGCAACCAGTGGAATTTCTGCTTTTGCCAATGTTAACAGTGGAACTTCTGGTTTTGCAGCATCTTCTCCCTGATTCCCTGTCTCCCTCTCCATATGTCTCTGGTCTTGCAATCTAGGTGACTGTCCCAGCCAAGTCCTTGCCAGGTACTGCTGGGTTCATGAGATGTCCAAAGCAGGTAGCTGCCTCTTGGGCAATCACACTGAGCTTTCTGTGTCCCTGTCCCAAAATAGGATCACATGAAGAAAACCTATTGTAGCCAGAGCTGGCTCAGAATGAGTATAAGATGGTGATGGTGACTGTGAAGTAACTTTGGGGTACCTTTTCTGTCAGGTGGGAAGAAAACAAGGaacacttttgctttcttttcaggaGTCTCAATACTTGCAGGGAAATTAGACACCTAGACACAGGGGATGTAGAGATTCCTCAACAAACAGGCAAGGAAGTTGTGAATGGGGTAGGCAAGCACAGGgctaatcagaaaaaaaggaacatagCGATCAACAAAACAAGGCTTCCCTGAGGACTCTATGCAGGTAGAAAGTCTCCCTTGGTAGGACACTGGTATTATGCAAAGGCATTTTCTGGGAATCACCATGACTCCAGCTGGGACATCCATCTTTTACAATGCCTCTGGCAGAAGGTTATCTCCTGCCTTTCCCACCTCAAAATGCCTATGGGCTCTATACAACTTGCACatcatatttttctgcctttttctttgttttaccattaataaatcctttaaaaaatgttattgctTGCAAGGTGTGTTTACATAAATACTTCTCACGAAATAGGCTATTTGTCTTAGTATGGAAGGCTACAAGGCAAGGCTTTGAGAGTTGGTGGCAGGTGGAGGGCGAAGGTGGAGGTAAGAGAAGCAGTAGGCATAAGCATCAGTCAGGAGGAAGTGTCTTTGGAAGTTTCAATTCCCCCACTTTCACATCCTTATGGAAAGAGCGCAGATCTCAGTTTGCTGCTacctttttgttttattgaaagTGTTAGGACATCAGACAAACTTGATTTTAATTGCAAATCATGGATCAAGCTCAATTCTGGCCCTATGGacttttgtctttctttcaaGTGTCCAGTCATCCAAACCACTGACTTCTGACAGCTGCCAAAGAGGTCATCGGAGTTTTTCTGGAAAAAGGTTGGGCTACTCAGGAATTACTTTATGTGATAGGGCTACACAGGATAAGTttcctgagaaaggaaaaaaaaaaaaaagtagtagcaTAACAGTGGTTTTGTTGAGGTAGATTGCTCTGCACTAAGCAGGAGACACGATTTCATGGTCTGAGTCAGACTGGAACTGTGAGACAGGTAATCATCATACATCGTCCCAAACCAGCTGGGATTCATGGGACTAAAGCCATAATCATTATTTATGTGGAGCTAGAGCACAATTCTCCCAAGTGATGAGGAACTAACTGGAGATAAAAGAGTATGTATGTCCCATATGTAGCACCAATGCATCTGGGAAACCTGGGAAGAGGTGACTGCATCCTCTTTTATGTCTCCCACTCATGGTGTGGTCATAAATGAAAAGATAGAGTGATGACCTGCAGCATGGAAATAAACAGTACCTAGTAACAGTAAAATACACAGACATCCGCTGATAAGGTTAAGACAAAATAGACTGTGTTTGAAAGGAGCTCTGGCAGTCACCTAGCCTAACCTTCCACTCAAAGCAGTGCCACCTTAAATCTAATTGCCCAGGCTTTGTCTTGTCAAGTGTGGTAAATTTGCAAGGATGGAGATTCACAACCTTGATGGGCAACAGTGTTTGACTATAACAATTACATTAAAGAataactaataataaaaatagaataattgCTGTTGACCTGCAGGGCTTTTCATGGAGCAGCATGCAGAATGTGTGTCCCTTTTCCCTTTTGGCCAAAAAAGTAACTTCAGTGTCCTTGAGTGACATGTATCCATGGTGCATCATCCAAGCATGGGCTGACCAGCAAAATGGCAGAGATGCAACCAGTGGATTTGTgatcattgtgatttttttttaaataatatgtatataaatgaaaattaacatGAAATGTGTGTTACAAATGTTAGGTAATCTCACGAGGAATTCTTGtaaaaatattctaatgaaaaattaagaaaacgtAACTTGATAGTTTCATGAATGCAGAACAGTCTTAGTAAATGCAAGTTCAGATGCCAAGGCTGTATACTGCTTTAAATGGCTATAAATCCAGCAAAAAATGATGGGTgtaattaaaagcagaatttgagTACGTAAATTTTACAGAATGCTTTGAATAAACTTGTTTGGATGCACATTCTCAGCAATGCAGAGCACTGAACTCAGAGTATGTTCATCATGAAACATCAAAATGAAACTGGAACTGCTTACAAATTCCTAAGAAACTTGGTGGCTTCCTTTTAACACAGTCAGTCACTCTCTGACATAAAGCCTGAATAAGGTCAGCCTACAAGCTGTGCTATCGGTGTATGTTTTAAACTGATCATGAGAGTTGGATAGTTTCTGCTACCATGCAAATAGGATAGAGctactttttaaaactttgaaaatctTAGCTGTTATATGAACCTGATTCTTCCAATGACTGCATAAAGATCTGATGTGAGTATAACACTGCTAAAATGCAAATTGATATTTACTGTATTTCT encodes:
- the CD274 gene encoding programmed cell death 1 ligand 1 — its product is MEKPLLLYVFLFYWHFLNALFTVEAPQSLYTVELGNNVTMECTFPVNGKLKFRDLSVSWEKKDKLKKQVYVLLKGEEDFESQHSDFRGRIKLLKENLNLGQSLLQITDVKLRDAGFYRCLIGYGGADYKTINLKVKAPYRTITHGVVSTGDNEWKLTCQSEGYPQAEVIWQNREHEDLTDKANTSYETGSDQLYRVTSTLTIKSRIDEIFYCVFWNKELQENTSAVLHIADSADGVLWTESRRFVGAILIVTAFFGSLMLFMLCIRKARANKDNRTPVASSSIAKLSKDKDTHDCRDASFEDKELKYMQIEKT